Proteins found in one Massilia sp. H6 genomic segment:
- a CDS encoding type II secretion system F family protein codes for MQFAVRTLAPDMSIENIVVDANDALEARRQVEARGLFVSTVEPARGGRRLARQRAGKLSIVLFSQELLALLNAGLGIVESLEALLEKEANPGARSVLEGLLGGLREGKRFSAVLASQADLFPPLYVGIVRAAEGTSDLPRALARYIDYQQRIDTVRSKIVSASIYPVILLMVGGGVSGFLVGYVVPKFAEVYHGAGRSLPWMSQLLLDWGKFASNNGTVIAITALLLLTSVIAGVRHLLRTGGVARLLARLPGIGERARIYELSRLYLTLGMLAEGGITVVNAIETVQSMVSGTVAKGLGQARLAIESGQPLSHAFEANGLTTPISLRMLRVGERTGDMGPMLTQSAAFYDGEITRWIDRFTRTFEPLLMAAIGLVVGAIVVLLYMPIFDLAGDMS; via the coding sequence ATGCAGTTTGCCGTCCGTACCCTCGCGCCTGACATGTCGATCGAGAACATCGTTGTCGACGCCAACGATGCACTCGAGGCGCGCCGCCAGGTCGAGGCGCGCGGCCTGTTCGTCAGCACGGTCGAGCCGGCGCGCGGTGGCAGGCGCCTTGCCCGCCAGCGCGCCGGCAAGCTCTCGATCGTGCTGTTCAGCCAGGAGCTGCTGGCCCTGCTCAACGCCGGCCTGGGCATCGTCGAAAGCCTCGAGGCGCTGCTGGAAAAGGAAGCCAATCCCGGCGCGCGCAGCGTGCTCGAAGGCCTGCTTGGCGGCCTGCGCGAGGGCAAGCGCTTCTCGGCGGTGCTGGCAAGCCAGGCGGATCTGTTCCCGCCTTTGTATGTCGGTATCGTGCGCGCCGCCGAAGGCACCAGCGACCTGCCGCGCGCGCTGGCGCGCTATATCGATTACCAGCAGCGCATCGACACGGTGCGCAGCAAGATCGTCAGTGCGTCGATCTATCCGGTTATTCTGCTGATGGTGGGTGGCGGCGTGAGCGGCTTTCTGGTGGGCTACGTGGTGCCGAAGTTCGCCGAGGTGTATCACGGGGCGGGGCGCTCGCTGCCATGGATGTCGCAGCTGCTGCTCGACTGGGGCAAGTTCGCTTCGAACAACGGCACGGTCATTGCGATCACGGCGCTGCTGCTGCTAACTAGCGTGATCGCCGGCGTACGCCACCTGCTGCGTACCGGCGGCGTCGCGCGCCTGCTGGCACGCCTGCCGGGCATCGGCGAGCGCGCCCGCATCTACGAACTGTCGCGCCTGTACCTGACCCTGGGCATGCTGGCCGAAGGCGGCATCACCGTCGTCAATGCCATCGAGACCGTGCAGTCGATGGTCTCGGGCACCGTGGCCAAGGGCCTGGGCCAGGCGCGGCTGGCGATCGAATCGGGCCAGCCGCTGTCGCATGCCTTCGAAGCCAATGGCCTGACCACGCCGATCTCGCTGCGCATGCTGCGGGTAGGCGAGCGCACCGGCGACATGGGACCGATGCTGACCCAGTCGGCCGCGTTCTACGATGGCGAGATCACGCGCTGGATCGACCGCTTCACCCGCACCTTCGAGCCGCTGCTGATGGCCGCCATTGGCTTGGTGGTCGGCGCCATCGTGGTATTGCTGTACATGCCGATCTTCGACCTTGCCGGTGACATGTCATGA
- a CDS encoding NF038120 family PEP-CTERM protein yields MKRENHTAASTSAMPAFLKKLLCASAVAALGAFAPAHATVLTFENVQNVVSSTLRASDTVYNTGDRFMDQHFLLQVKNSPTADADDYGLVGAQIRSNNAFACTITACPSGGTGSYYAGLNDGALTLTSTLANNLFQLRGLSFAFIAPTPGQPDFSFGRLLLSGITSAGAAIIDSRDFPGQDAGGNFTFASFGVDSAFSSSVLRSLTINACLYDEFGDCQVARDVTQNQAQFAVDNITLAEVPEPASIGLMLLGVVGLSAARRRRAGSK; encoded by the coding sequence ATGAAACGCGAAAACCACACTGCTGCAAGCACCTCTGCCATGCCTGCCTTCCTGAAAAAATTGCTGTGTGCATCGGCGGTTGCCGCACTGGGTGCCTTCGCTCCTGCGCACGCAACGGTCCTGACCTTCGAAAACGTGCAGAACGTGGTGTCGTCCACGCTCCGCGCCAGCGACACCGTCTACAATACCGGCGACCGCTTCATGGACCAGCACTTCCTGCTGCAAGTGAAGAACAGCCCGACCGCGGACGCGGACGACTATGGCCTGGTCGGCGCGCAAATCCGGTCGAACAATGCGTTTGCCTGCACCATCACGGCCTGCCCGAGCGGCGGCACCGGCAGCTATTACGCCGGCCTGAACGACGGCGCGCTGACGCTCACGAGCACGCTGGCCAACAACCTGTTCCAGCTGCGCGGCCTGTCGTTCGCCTTCATCGCCCCAACGCCAGGACAGCCAGACTTCAGCTTCGGCCGCCTGCTGCTGAGCGGCATCACCAGTGCCGGCGCCGCGATCATCGACTCGCGTGACTTCCCGGGCCAGGATGCCGGCGGCAACTTCACCTTCGCCAGCTTCGGCGTCGACAGCGCTTTCAGCTCCAGCGTGCTGCGCAGCCTGACTATCAACGCCTGCCTCTACGACGAGTTCGGCGACTGCCAGGTCGCGCGCGATGTCACCCAGAACCAGGCCCAGTTCGCCGTCGACAACATCACCCTGGCCGAAGTGCCAGAGCCCGCCTCGATCGGACTGATGCTGCTCGGCGTTGTCGGCCTGAGCGCCGCCCGCCGTCGCCGCGCTGGCAGCAAGTAA
- a CDS encoding GspE/PulE family protein: MSAVLDATLLARARALANISTRGLVAELEGLTGQEPRTIVRELAAPFGLPVMETAAMLALAPAFDLLPLAAAMSRHCVLLRGVDGRLMGVLADPFDLDLQTWLGAQARATARSPLELCLALQSDIQAYLSKQEESARAVDSLVGGGAETRRDGKANQVLSFASVSESGSPAVKVVNSTLYDALKAGASDIHLESTAGGLSVKYRVDGVLDHAATVGGIELAEHIISRIKVLAELDIAERRIPQDGSFRVESGGRDIDLRVSIMPSIHGEDAVIRILDKRAMIEAYGSLTLEALGFDAPSLVTLRTLAQEAYGMLLVTGPTGSGKTTTLYAALTEIHNGREKIITIEDPVEYQLPGILQIPVNEKKGLTFAKGLRSILRHDPDKIMVGEIRDRETAEIAVQSALTGHLVLTTVHANNVFDVFGRFTHMGIDPYAFVSALNGIWAQRLIRMNCPHCAAQYEPDEHELASVHLERAQVADYVFMRGKGCGDCRGTGYRGRRSIAEILTLNDEIRELIVDKQPIRRIKAAAHANGTRSLRLAALDLVRRGATTIDEIKRVTLHA; the protein is encoded by the coding sequence TTGAGCGCCGTACTCGATGCCACCCTGCTGGCGCGCGCGCGCGCGCTGGCCAATATCTCTACCCGCGGCCTGGTGGCCGAACTCGAAGGCTTGACCGGCCAGGAGCCGCGCACGATCGTGCGCGAGCTGGCCGCGCCGTTCGGCTTGCCGGTGATGGAAACCGCGGCCATGCTGGCGCTGGCGCCGGCCTTCGATCTGCTGCCGCTGGCGGCTGCCATGTCGCGCCACTGCGTGCTGTTGCGCGGCGTCGACGGCCGCCTGATGGGGGTGCTGGCCGACCCGTTCGACCTCGACCTGCAGACCTGGCTGGGCGCGCAGGCGCGCGCCACCGCGAGAAGCCCGCTCGAGCTGTGCCTGGCGCTGCAGTCCGACATCCAGGCTTATTTGTCGAAACAGGAAGAATCGGCGCGCGCCGTGGACAGCCTGGTGGGCGGCGGCGCGGAGACGCGCCGCGACGGCAAGGCCAACCAGGTATTGTCTTTCGCCTCGGTGTCCGAGTCCGGCAGCCCTGCCGTCAAGGTGGTCAATTCGACCCTGTACGACGCGCTCAAGGCGGGTGCCTCGGACATTCACCTGGAAAGCACGGCCGGTGGCCTGTCGGTGAAGTACCGCGTCGACGGCGTGCTCGACCATGCTGCCACGGTGGGCGGCATCGAGCTGGCCGAACACATTATCTCGCGCATCAAGGTGCTGGCCGAACTCGACATCGCCGAGCGCCGCATTCCGCAGGACGGCAGCTTCCGGGTCGAATCCGGCGGGCGCGACATCGACCTGCGGGTATCGATCATGCCCAGTATCCACGGCGAGGATGCGGTGATCCGTATCCTGGACAAGCGCGCCATGATCGAGGCCTATGGCTCGCTGACCCTGGAAGCGCTGGGCTTCGATGCGCCATCGCTGGTCACCCTGCGTACGCTGGCCCAGGAAGCCTATGGCATGCTCCTGGTAACCGGCCCCACCGGTTCCGGCAAGACCACTACGCTGTACGCGGCCCTGACCGAGATCCACAATGGCCGCGAAAAGATCATCACCATCGAAGACCCGGTCGAATACCAGCTGCCGGGCATCCTGCAGATCCCGGTCAACGAAAAGAAGGGCCTGACCTTTGCCAAGGGCTTGCGCTCGATCCTGCGCCACGACCCCGACAAGATCATGGTGGGCGAGATCCGCGACCGCGAGACCGCCGAGATCGCGGTGCAGTCGGCCCTGACCGGTCACCTGGTGCTGACCACCGTGCACGCGAATAACGTGTTCGACGTGTTCGGCCGGTTCACTCACATGGGCATCGACCCGTATGCCTTCGTCTCGGCCCTGAACGGCATCTGGGCCCAGCGCCTGATCCGCATGAATTGCCCGCACTGCGCCGCGCAATATGAGCCGGACGAGCACGAGCTGGCCTCGGTACACCTGGAGCGCGCGCAAGTGGCTGACTATGTCTTCATGCGCGGCAAGGGCTGCGGCGACTGCCGCGGCACCGGCTACCGCGGGCGCCGCTCGATCGCCGAGATCCTGACCCTCAACGACGAGATCCGCGAGCTGATCGTGGACAAGCAGCCGATCCGCCGCATCAAGGCGGC
- the gspG gene encoding type II secretion system major pseudopilin GspG, translating into MKQNQIRRAGGFTLLELLVVIVIIGLLAAYVGPKYFSQLGKSEVTVAKAQIEAFDKSLDTYRLDVGRYPTSEEGLGALMTAPPSAGAKWNGPYLKKGVPQDPWGRVYQYRAPGSKAEYEIISLGKDGQPGGTGDNADISSQ; encoded by the coding sequence ATGAAACAAAATCAGATCCGGCGCGCCGGCGGTTTCACGCTACTCGAGCTGCTGGTCGTGATCGTGATCATCGGCCTGCTGGCCGCCTATGTCGGTCCTAAATATTTCTCCCAGCTGGGCAAGTCCGAAGTCACGGTGGCCAAGGCCCAGATCGAAGCCTTCGACAAGTCGCTCGACACCTACCGGCTCGACGTCGGTCGTTATCCCACTTCCGAAGAAGGCCTGGGCGCCCTGATGACCGCGCCGCCGAGTGCCGGCGCCAAATGGAACGGGCCTTACCTGAAGAAGGGCGTACCGCAGGATCCATGGGGCCGGGTCTACCAGTACCGCGCGCCGGGCAGCAAGGCCGAGTACGAGATCATCTCGCTGGGCAAGGATGGCCAGCCCGGCGGGACCGGCGACAACGCCGACATCTCGTCGCAGTAA